The proteins below are encoded in one region of Gemmatimonas sp.:
- a CDS encoding exo-alpha-sialidase: MPSTRFTGLALAAGLFAPGLLAAQAARPAARPASARAAAPASLAAGFDTAALSAIRWREIGPYRGGRSVAVAGSVARPKEYWMGTTGSGVFKTTDGGESWLPMTDRHFGGTVGAVAVAPSNPDVVYVGGGEFAIRGNVSHGDGMWKTTDGGRTWTNIGLNDTRQIAKVRVHPTNPDLVYVAAQGHVWGPNAERGLFRSKDGGKSWQKILFRDDSTGAADLVMDPSNPNVLYAGFWQAHRKPWMLVSGGKGSGLFKSIDGGDTWTEITKNPGLPTGLWGNIGITVSGANPRRVYALIEADQGGVYRSDDAGATWQRVNDERKLRQRAWYYSKIYADPKNPDVVYASNVQFQVSKDAGKTWSNLNPPHGDSHDLWIAPDDAGRMIEADDGGASVSTDTGKTWTAQDFATAQFYHVTTTNHFPYQICGAQQDNSTLCGPSRARGGITMDMWKDAGGGESGFIAALPDKPDIVFAGSYGGFLTRKDMRTGLERDVNPWPLNPMGHDAKDAKYRMQWTFPIFVSPHDPKTVYVGSNVLFKTTNEGDSYTAISPDLSRNDPRTLGPSGGPITKDQTGVETYGTVFAVSESPVLKGTIWAGTDDGLVHLTRNGGTTWTNVTPPLLKEREWARVSIVEASHFNAGTAYVAANRFQMDDQEPYLFKTTDFGRTWTRIDAGIPRTEFTRVIREDDTRPGLLFAGTERGIWASLDDGATWFSLKRNLPIVPVHDLAIKDGDLIAGTHGRSFYVIDDIGVLRQLSAEVIAKRAHLFTPRPSYRINWGGGFQIGQSSSPVGQNPPNGAIVYYWLKDKANKVTVEFRDSTGRTVRSFSSDEAAPTAGGGGRRAVAGDRPPTNAAGMNTFSWNLREGDATTFPGMILWAGVTTGPLVLPGNYTVRLLVDGAPAGDAKLLVKKDPRSEATPLDLVAQYKLLMAIRDRTTDANDAVRTVRNVRNQAKARMTQVGADSAKYAQLVKELDTKISAMEAEIYQVKNQSGQDPLNFPIKVNNQIAALAGVVGSTEARPTKQSQQVFDLLTKELEGYLVELRKTYQELIPPIDELLKKHGHPAIEVKPADTPQARQTSAEDEVTSTRW, encoded by the coding sequence GTGCCGTCCACTCGCTTCACCGGTCTCGCACTCGCGGCCGGTCTGTTCGCTCCCGGCCTGCTCGCGGCACAGGCCGCCCGGCCGGCCGCCCGTCCGGCCTCGGCTCGCGCCGCCGCCCCCGCGTCGCTGGCCGCCGGCTTCGACACCGCGGCCCTCTCCGCCATCCGCTGGCGCGAAATCGGCCCCTACCGCGGCGGCCGCTCCGTGGCTGTCGCCGGTTCGGTGGCGCGCCCCAAGGAATACTGGATGGGCACCACCGGCAGCGGGGTCTTCAAGACCACCGACGGCGGCGAAAGCTGGCTCCCCATGACCGACCGCCACTTCGGCGGTACGGTGGGCGCCGTGGCCGTGGCGCCGAGCAACCCGGACGTGGTGTACGTGGGCGGCGGCGAGTTTGCCATTCGCGGCAACGTGTCGCACGGCGACGGCATGTGGAAGACTACCGACGGCGGCCGCACGTGGACCAACATCGGCCTCAATGACACCCGGCAGATCGCCAAGGTGCGCGTGCACCCCACCAACCCCGATCTCGTGTACGTCGCGGCGCAGGGGCACGTGTGGGGCCCCAACGCCGAGCGTGGTCTCTTCCGCAGCAAGGACGGCGGCAAGTCGTGGCAGAAGATCCTCTTCCGCGATGACAGCACCGGCGCCGCCGACCTGGTCATGGACCCGAGCAATCCCAACGTGCTCTACGCCGGCTTCTGGCAGGCGCACCGCAAGCCGTGGATGCTCGTTTCCGGCGGCAAGGGCTCGGGATTGTTCAAGAGCATCGATGGCGGCGACACGTGGACGGAGATCACCAAGAACCCCGGTCTCCCCACCGGCCTGTGGGGGAACATCGGCATCACCGTGAGCGGTGCCAATCCGCGGCGCGTGTATGCGCTCATCGAAGCCGATCAGGGTGGCGTGTATCGCTCCGACGATGCCGGGGCCACCTGGCAGCGCGTGAATGACGAGCGCAAGCTGCGGCAGCGGGCGTGGTACTACTCCAAGATCTACGCCGATCCCAAGAACCCCGACGTGGTGTACGCGTCGAACGTGCAGTTCCAGGTGTCGAAGGACGCCGGCAAGACGTGGAGCAATCTCAACCCGCCGCACGGCGATTCACACGACCTGTGGATTGCCCCCGACGATGCGGGGCGCATGATCGAAGCAGACGACGGCGGCGCGAGTGTGAGCACCGACACCGGGAAGACGTGGACGGCGCAGGACTTCGCCACGGCGCAGTTCTACCACGTCACGACCACCAATCACTTTCCGTACCAGATCTGCGGGGCGCAGCAGGACAACAGCACGCTGTGCGGCCCCTCGCGCGCGCGCGGCGGCATCACGATGGACATGTGGAAGGATGCTGGCGGCGGCGAGTCGGGGTTCATCGCGGCGCTCCCCGACAAGCCGGACATCGTCTTCGCCGGCAGCTACGGCGGCTTCCTGACGCGCAAGGACATGCGCACGGGGCTCGAGCGCGACGTGAATCCGTGGCCGCTCAACCCCATGGGGCACGACGCGAAGGACGCGAAGTACCGCATGCAGTGGACCTTCCCCATCTTCGTGAGCCCGCATGACCCCAAGACGGTCTACGTCGGCTCGAACGTGCTCTTCAAGACCACGAACGAAGGGGACAGCTACACGGCCATCTCCCCCGACCTGTCGCGCAACGACCCGCGTACGCTGGGCCCGTCGGGCGGCCCCATCACCAAGGACCAGACGGGTGTGGAAACCTACGGCACCGTCTTCGCGGTGTCGGAGTCGCCGGTGCTGAAGGGAACGATCTGGGCGGGGACCGACGACGGACTGGTGCACCTCACGCGCAATGGCGGCACCACGTGGACCAATGTGACGCCGCCGCTGCTCAAGGAGCGCGAGTGGGCTCGCGTCTCCATCGTCGAGGCGAGCCACTTCAACGCCGGCACCGCCTACGTGGCGGCCAACCGGTTCCAGATGGACGATCAGGAGCCGTACCTGTTCAAGACCACCGATTTCGGCCGCACGTGGACGCGCATCGACGCGGGCATTCCGCGCACCGAGTTCACGCGCGTCATCCGTGAGGACGACACGCGTCCGGGGCTGCTCTTTGCGGGCACGGAACGCGGCATCTGGGCATCGCTCGACGATGGCGCCACCTGGTTCTCGCTCAAGCGCAACCTGCCCATCGTGCCGGTGCACGACCTCGCCATCAAAGACGGCGATCTCATCGCGGGCACGCACGGGCGGTCGTTCTACGTGATCGATGACATCGGCGTGCTGCGGCAGCTGTCGGCCGAGGTGATCGCGAAGCGCGCCCACCTGTTCACTCCGCGGCCGTCGTATCGCATCAACTGGGGCGGCGGTTTCCAGATTGGGCAGTCGTCGAGCCCCGTGGGGCAGAACCCGCCCAACGGCGCGATCGTGTACTACTGGCTCAAGGACAAGGCCAACAAGGTCACGGTTGAATTCCGCGACAGCACCGGGCGGACGGTGCGCTCCTTCTCGAGCGACGAGGCGGCACCCACCGCCGGTGGCGGTGGCCGTCGGGCGGTGGCTGGCGATCGGCCGCCCACCAACGCCGCCGGCATGAACACCTTCTCGTGGAATCTGCGCGAAGGCGACGCCACGACCTTCCCGGGGATGATTCTCTGGGCCGGTGTGACGACGGGGCCGCTGGTGCTCCCCGGCAACTACACGGTGCGGCTGCTGGTGGACGGGGCGCCCGCGGGTGATGCCAAGCTGCTCGTGAAGAAGGACCCGCGCAGCGAGGCGACGCCGCTCGACCTCGTGGCGCAGTACAAGCTGCTCATGGCCATCCGTGACCGCACGACCGACGCCAACGACGCCGTGCGCACGGTGCGCAACGTGCGCAATCAGGCCAAGGCGCGCATGACGCAGGTGGGCGCGGACTCCGCGAAGTACGCGCAGCTCGTGAAGGAGCTCGACACGAAGATCAGCGCCATGGAGGCAGAGATCTACCAGGTGAAGAACCAGTCGGGACAGGACCCGCTCAACTTCCCCATCAAGGTCAACAACCAGATTGCGGCGCTGGCGGGTGTGGTGGGGAGCACCGAGGCGCGTCCCACGAAGCAGTCGCAGCAGGTCTTCGACCTCCTGACCAAGGAGCTCGAGGGGTATCTGGTGGAGCTGCGGAAGACGTATCAGGAGCTCATCCCGCCCATTGACGAGCTGCTCAAGAAGCACGGCCACCCGGCCATTGAAGTGAAGCCTGCCGATACCCCGCAGGCACGGCAGACCAGCGCCGAGGACGAGGTGACGAGTACGCGGTGGTAG
- a CDS encoding 2'-5' RNA ligase family protein, with protein sequence MPASFGIFVLAELPGEAGAAVRAIQQRYDPKLARLTPPHVTLVGSSGVGAIPTDTPVERIRAALEPIASSTPPMQLPFGAPHRFMQTDIISLPLDPNGPLRALHERIARSGLPFKRSRFLFSPHCTLTFYPTLTPRHERELLAVRVAAPAIIDTLQVYLTRDPQPSSLLFRLPLAGTATEGANLSRAYQGAASGRSRSPA encoded by the coding sequence ATGCCCGCTTCGTTCGGAATCTTCGTGCTGGCCGAGCTTCCCGGGGAAGCCGGTGCGGCCGTACGCGCCATTCAGCAACGCTACGATCCGAAGCTGGCCCGGTTGACCCCGCCGCATGTGACGCTGGTGGGATCCTCGGGGGTGGGGGCCATCCCCACCGACACGCCGGTCGAACGCATTCGCGCGGCACTGGAACCGATTGCCTCCAGCACACCGCCCATGCAGTTGCCCTTTGGCGCGCCGCATCGGTTCATGCAAACCGACATCATTTCCCTGCCGCTCGATCCCAACGGGCCGCTGCGTGCCCTGCACGAGCGCATCGCGCGCAGCGGGCTGCCCTTCAAGCGCTCGCGCTTTCTGTTTTCGCCGCACTGCACGCTCACCTTCTATCCCACGCTCACGCCCAGACACGAGCGGGAACTGCTCGCGGTTCGGGTCGCGGCACCGGCGATCATCGATACCCTGCAGGTGTACCTGACACGCGACCCGCAGCCGAGCTCCTTGCTCTTTCGGTTGCCGCTCGCGGGCACGGCCACCGAAGGTGCCAATCTCAGCCGCGCGTATCAGGGCGCAGCTTCTGGTAGGTCGCGGTCGCCTGCTTGA
- a CDS encoding L-threonylcarbamoyladenylate synthase: MSVVPVDTTYPEAAVIADAAARLQAGELVAFPTETVYGLGANALDPAAVQRIYAAKGRPAWNPVIAHVPSIDAARALAREWPASAQMLAEAFWPGPLTLVVPKAAHVPAVATAGLDAVAVRVPAHPVALALLRAAGVPIAAPSANRFTQISPTTAWHVVQSLGDRVPLVLNGGPCSVGIESTVVDCTGEEVIILRPGMLGRESLERVLAPLGMPVRHAVRRIAHDLTALPQGPDAIPRSPGMADRHYAPRADVWLFDTAQRAEIEEALERWHAERQRDDQGAVPVHALVRTGPLGHGDRLLPDHVQQRRMPDDPAAYARTLYSALHDADQANAGLILIEAPPDAPGWDGVRDRLTRAAR; this comes from the coding sequence ATGTCCGTCGTCCCGGTCGACACCACGTATCCTGAGGCCGCCGTCATCGCCGACGCCGCCGCGCGGCTGCAGGCGGGCGAACTGGTCGCGTTTCCCACGGAGACGGTGTACGGCCTCGGGGCCAACGCCCTCGACCCGGCTGCGGTTCAACGCATTTACGCCGCCAAGGGACGCCCCGCGTGGAACCCCGTCATTGCGCACGTCCCCTCCATTGACGCGGCGCGGGCCCTCGCTCGCGAATGGCCGGCCAGCGCCCAGATGCTGGCTGAGGCGTTCTGGCCGGGGCCACTGACGCTGGTGGTGCCCAAGGCGGCCCACGTTCCTGCGGTGGCCACGGCGGGACTCGACGCGGTGGCCGTGCGGGTACCGGCGCACCCCGTGGCGCTGGCACTGCTGCGCGCGGCAGGCGTGCCGATTGCGGCGCCGAGTGCCAACCGCTTCACGCAGATCAGCCCCACCACGGCCTGGCACGTCGTGCAGTCGCTGGGCGATCGGGTACCGCTGGTGCTCAACGGCGGCCCGTGCAGCGTGGGCATCGAGAGCACGGTGGTGGACTGCACGGGCGAGGAGGTCATCATCCTGCGTCCGGGCATGCTGGGCCGCGAGTCACTCGAACGCGTGCTGGCTCCGCTCGGCATGCCCGTGCGGCATGCGGTCCGACGCATTGCCCACGACCTGACGGCGCTGCCCCAAGGCCCCGATGCGATCCCACGGTCGCCAGGCATGGCCGATCGCCATTACGCCCCCCGCGCCGATGTGTGGCTCTTCGACACGGCACAGCGTGCGGAAATCGAGGAAGCGCTCGAGCGCTGGCATGCCGAACGGCAGCGCGACGACCAGGGCGCAGTGCCCGTGCACGCGCTCGTGCGCACGGGCCCGCTGGGCCACGGCGACCGCTTGCTGCCCGATCACGTGCAGCAGCGCCGCATGCCAGACGATCCGGCCGCCTATGCGCGCACCCTGTATAGCGCACTGCACGATGCCGATCAGGCGAACGCAGGGCTGATCCTCATCGAGGCGCCACCAGACGCGCCCGGATGGGACGGTGTACGTGACCGCCTCACACGCGCGGCCCGGTAG
- a CDS encoding ATP-binding protein, whose product MPDSLSTPSDSSPAVDTLTAARGLGLRARLLLMVLVALTPPTIIAVFFDVRASGSYRVALLALSLALSLGLAYAVGSMIVTAVESLTADAHALAAGVSGHRSTIRSSDEIGLLALALNQMADTVERRNAALADNERRYRFLFESNPLPMWAWDAETTNILAVNEAAIEKYGYDRDTFLFKRIVDLLDPEELPRFSGARLPFSEARQTAGTWMHRTAVGQRIEMEVITTSSRRLGRASWLSVGIDVTARREAERALSRSEEQLRQSQKMEAIGTFAGGISHDFNNLLTGMLGYCDLLLTQLPADSMVREDVSEIRTLAVRGTELSRQILAMSRRQMLQPTMLDPNEMVRGLDRLLRRVIGENIEVAIELDSAVGTVHADAAQLEQTLLNLVSNARDAMPQGGRVTIVTAVLDATEIRRLRLDKQLEWMAIRVRDEGMGMSEQVRQHIFEPFFTTKPKGKGSGLGLALASNVMDQLGGEIRVDSAPGEGTTMHLLLPRRAGTVAVATVLDEPPEQLDGQETVLLSEDEAAVRTVAVAALERRGYRVLAAADGEGALALSHAFPGPIDLLVTDVVMPGMNGRELADRLTRSRPGIQVLYVSGYTEDSELLAGLTAETRSLLPKPFTSLDLARRVRAALDGARESRRAPTG is encoded by the coding sequence GTGCCCGACTCGCTCAGCACCCCCAGCGACTCGTCGCCGGCCGTCGACACGCTGACGGCCGCGCGGGGGCTCGGGCTGCGTGCACGCCTGCTGCTCATGGTGCTGGTGGCGCTCACGCCACCTACCATCATTGCCGTCTTCTTCGATGTGCGCGCCAGCGGGTCGTACCGCGTCGCGCTGCTGGCGCTCTCGCTGGCGCTGTCGCTGGGGCTCGCCTACGCGGTGGGCTCCATGATCGTCACCGCCGTCGAGTCACTCACCGCCGATGCGCATGCCCTCGCCGCCGGTGTGAGCGGACACCGCTCCACCATTCGCTCGAGCGACGAGATCGGGCTGCTGGCGCTGGCGCTCAACCAGATGGCCGATACCGTCGAGCGTCGCAATGCGGCCCTGGCCGACAACGAGCGGCGCTATCGCTTCCTGTTCGAATCCAACCCGCTCCCCATGTGGGCGTGGGACGCCGAGACGACGAACATCCTGGCGGTGAATGAGGCCGCCATTGAGAAATACGGATACGATCGCGACACCTTCCTGTTCAAGCGCATCGTCGATCTGCTCGACCCCGAGGAGCTGCCGCGTTTCAGCGGCGCCCGGCTCCCCTTCTCCGAAGCACGTCAGACCGCCGGGACCTGGATGCATCGCACCGCCGTCGGGCAGCGCATCGAGATGGAGGTCATCACCACCAGCTCGCGTCGGCTGGGGCGCGCCAGCTGGCTGAGCGTCGGCATCGATGTGACCGCGCGCCGCGAGGCGGAACGCGCCCTGTCGCGCAGTGAGGAGCAGCTGCGGCAGTCGCAGAAGATGGAAGCGATCGGCACCTTCGCCGGTGGCATTTCCCACGACTTCAACAACCTGCTCACCGGGATGCTCGGGTATTGCGACCTGCTCCTCACGCAGCTGCCCGCCGACAGCATGGTGCGCGAGGACGTGAGCGAGATTCGGACCCTCGCCGTACGCGGCACCGAGCTGTCGCGCCAGATTCTCGCGATGAGCCGCCGGCAGATGCTGCAGCCGACGATGCTCGACCCCAATGAGATGGTCCGTGGCCTCGACCGTCTGCTGCGGCGCGTCATCGGCGAAAACATCGAAGTGGCCATCGAACTGGACAGCGCCGTGGGCACGGTGCACGCCGATGCCGCGCAGCTGGAACAGACGCTGCTCAACCTCGTGAGCAATGCCCGCGACGCCATGCCGCAGGGTGGTCGAGTCACGATCGTCACGGCGGTGCTCGACGCGACCGAAATTCGCCGGCTGCGCCTCGATAAGCAGCTGGAATGGATGGCGATTCGCGTGCGCGACGAGGGCATGGGGATGAGTGAGCAGGTGCGGCAGCACATCTTCGAGCCGTTCTTCACGACCAAGCCCAAGGGCAAGGGCTCCGGGCTGGGACTCGCGCTGGCGTCCAACGTGATGGATCAGCTGGGGGGCGAGATTCGTGTGGACTCCGCCCCGGGAGAGGGCACCACCATGCACCTGCTGCTGCCACGACGCGCGGGCACCGTCGCGGTGGCCACCGTACTGGATGAGCCGCCGGAGCAGCTCGACGGACAGGAGACCGTGCTGCTCAGTGAAGATGAAGCCGCCGTGCGCACCGTGGCCGTGGCCGCGCTCGAGCGGCGAGGCTATCGTGTGCTCGCCGCCGCCGATGGCGAGGGAGCGCTCGCCCTGTCGCACGCCTTCCCTGGGCCCATCGATCTGCTCGTCACCGATGTGGTGATGCCGGGGATGAACGGGCGCGAACTGGCCGATCGCCTCACCCGGAGCCGCCCCGGCATACAGGTGCTGTACGTCTCCGGCTACACCGAAGACTCCGAATTGCTCGCCGGGTTGACCGCCGAGACACGGTCACTGCTCCCCAAGCCCTTCACGTCACTCGATCTGGCCCGCCGCGTGCGCGCCGCACTCGACGGGGCCCGGGAGTCACGCCGCGCGCCAACCGGGTAA
- a CDS encoding DUF2007 domain-containing protein yields the protein MGEAMMVIREYVNEMEALVARSVLEAHQIPAVVLRDDAGGMLPAMRLIYPVRLAVPSADATQALRILDAPYEPDDDQPYGTSFDSSPNR from the coding sequence ATGGGCGAAGCCATGATGGTCATCCGCGAGTATGTCAATGAAATGGAAGCGCTGGTCGCGCGCAGCGTACTCGAGGCGCACCAGATTCCCGCCGTGGTGCTGCGCGACGACGCGGGCGGCATGCTCCCGGCCATGCGGCTGATCTATCCCGTGCGGTTGGCGGTGCCGTCCGCCGATGCCACGCAGGCGCTGCGCATTCTCGACGCGCCCTACGAGCCCGACGACGACCAGCCGTACGGCACCTCGTTCGATTCCTCTCCCAACCGCTGA
- a CDS encoding enoyl-[acyl-carrier-protein] reductase translates to MLPIDLTGKRALVAGVADDNGFGWAIAKAFAEAGASVCVATWPPALNIFLNLFERGKLEESRAMPDGSKLTFERIYPLDAMFDAFDDVPEEVRENKRYKDLGDYSISGVANRLVADFGEQPLDIVFHSLANGPEVKKPLLEVSRAGYLAASSASAYSLVSMVQRLGPLMRQGGAFCSLTYMASEKAIPGYGGGMSSAKAQLESDTRLLAYEAGRQWGHRVNTISAGPYASRAASAIGIIENMVKYCTANSPIPEELSAREVGTTAAFLCSPLASGITGSTVYVDKGYHAMGMAVAPPSEDRTPR, encoded by the coding sequence ATGCTACCCATCGACCTGACCGGCAAGCGCGCCCTCGTGGCGGGTGTCGCCGATGACAACGGCTTCGGCTGGGCCATCGCCAAGGCGTTCGCCGAAGCGGGAGCCAGCGTGTGTGTCGCCACCTGGCCGCCGGCGCTCAACATCTTCCTCAACCTGTTCGAACGCGGGAAGCTCGAAGAGAGCCGGGCCATGCCCGATGGCTCCAAGCTCACCTTCGAGCGTATCTATCCGCTCGACGCCATGTTCGACGCGTTCGACGATGTCCCGGAAGAGGTCCGCGAGAACAAGCGCTACAAGGATCTGGGTGACTATTCCATCAGCGGGGTCGCCAATCGTCTGGTCGCCGATTTCGGCGAACAGCCGCTCGACATCGTCTTCCACTCGCTGGCCAACGGGCCCGAAGTCAAGAAGCCGCTGCTCGAAGTGAGCCGCGCCGGCTATCTCGCGGCCTCCAGCGCCAGTGCGTATTCGCTCGTGTCCATGGTGCAGCGGCTCGGGCCGCTCATGCGTCAGGGCGGGGCATTCTGCTCTCTCACCTACATGGCCAGCGAAAAGGCCATCCCGGGGTATGGCGGCGGCATGTCGTCGGCCAAGGCCCAGCTCGAGAGCGATACCCGGCTGCTCGCGTACGAGGCCGGGCGCCAGTGGGGCCACCGCGTGAACACCATCTCGGCGGGCCCGTATGCCTCACGCGCGGCAAGCGCGATCGGCATCATCGAGAACATGGTGAAATACTGCACCGCCAATTCCCCCATCCCCGAAGAGCTGTCCGCTCGTGAGGTGGGGACCACGGCGGCGTTCCTCTGCAGCCCCCTCGCGAGCGGCATCACCGGATCCACGGTCTACGTGGACAAGGGCTACCATGCCATGGGCATGGCGGTCGCGCCGCCGAGCGAGGATCGCACCCCGCGCTGA
- a CDS encoding enoyl-CoA hydratase-related protein, whose translation MHNNQPLQITTDAGVRTITLDRPEKLNAVNPGLAVALPRVLREAARDDAVRVVVITGAGRGFCAGLDLGEPATPGASRAERLDPYHWVGEWVHAVTQCEKPVLAAVNGVAAGAGFGLMLACDLRVMSATASCTAGYVRRGLSPDAGVTWFLPRLVGHARAADLVLTGRDISADEAERMGLVSHVWAADEFAANVAAYAARLAAGPPLAFALTKRLLLGSADASLDQQLREELTHIRTCFASGDVREAMMAFHEKRTPVFRGE comes from the coding sequence ATGCACAACAACCAGCCTTTGCAGATCACCACCGACGCCGGCGTGCGCACCATCACGCTCGATCGGCCGGAGAAGCTGAATGCGGTGAATCCCGGGTTGGCGGTGGCGCTGCCTCGCGTGCTGCGCGAGGCGGCGCGTGACGATGCGGTGCGGGTGGTGGTGATCACGGGTGCGGGTCGCGGGTTCTGCGCGGGGCTCGATCTGGGTGAGCCGGCCACGCCTGGCGCGTCGCGTGCCGAGCGGCTCGATCCGTACCACTGGGTCGGCGAGTGGGTGCACGCCGTGACGCAATGCGAGAAACCGGTGCTCGCCGCGGTGAATGGGGTGGCAGCCGGCGCCGGCTTCGGTCTCATGCTGGCCTGCGATCTGCGCGTGATGAGCGCGACCGCCTCATGCACCGCCGGCTACGTGCGGCGCGGGCTCTCCCCCGATGCCGGCGTGACCTGGTTCCTGCCGAGGCTGGTGGGACACGCCCGCGCCGCTGACCTCGTGCTCACCGGCCGCGACATCAGCGCCGACGAGGCGGAACGCATGGGGTTGGTAAGCCACGTGTGGGCGGCCGACGAGTTCGCCGCCAACGTGGCCGCCTACGCGGCGCGTCTGGCGGCCGGGCCGCCGCTGGCGTTCGCGCTGACCAAACGGCTGCTGCTGGGCAGCGCCGACGCATCACTCGATCAGCAGCTGCGCGAGGAGCTGACGCACATTCGCACCTGCTTTGCCAGCGGGGACGTGCGGGAGGCGATGATGGCCTTCCATGAGAAGCGGACGCCGGTGTTTCGGGGAGAGTGA
- a CDS encoding MFS transporter, whose product MSNDAGDIAPARWRMLWLVALAELLGMSLWFAASAVAPQYQQQWELTAGETAWLTTAVQLGFVLGTALSALLNLADLVPARRLFATSAAGAAVANLLVLTADSLAETLPWRVLTGLCLAGVYPPAMKMIATWFRARRGFAVGAIVGALTVGKALPYLVKALPGATIGYVTVAASGAALVAAGLVWLGYTEGPYAFPARPFSWRLVGEVVGQRPWRLAMGGYLGHMWELYAAWTWLPVFVAASMAAQQGHHEAASAPASVVAFAALAVGGLGCLWGGAVADRRGRAWLVNLSMAISGACALLIGLTFGRSLWLLAPVALVWGFFVIADSAQFSVMVTESVPAHAVGTALTLQTSLGFLLTAAAIQLVPVLVARAGWSWAFPVLALGPAVGMASIRRLAANSASRTDH is encoded by the coding sequence GTGAGCAACGACGCCGGCGACATCGCTCCCGCACGATGGCGCATGCTGTGGCTGGTGGCGCTGGCCGAGCTGCTCGGCATGTCACTGTGGTTCGCCGCCAGCGCCGTAGCGCCCCAGTACCAACAGCAGTGGGAGCTGACCGCTGGCGAGACGGCATGGCTGACCACGGCGGTGCAACTGGGCTTCGTGCTGGGCACCGCCCTGTCGGCGCTGCTCAACCTGGCAGACCTCGTGCCGGCCCGCCGACTCTTCGCGACGAGCGCCGCGGGTGCCGCCGTGGCCAATCTGCTGGTGCTCACGGCCGACTCCCTCGCAGAGACGTTGCCGTGGCGCGTGCTCACGGGGCTCTGTCTGGCCGGCGTGTATCCGCCGGCCATGAAGATGATCGCCACCTGGTTTCGGGCGAGGCGCGGGTTCGCCGTGGGGGCCATCGTGGGAGCGCTCACGGTGGGCAAGGCGCTCCCCTATCTGGTGAAGGCGCTGCCCGGGGCAACGATCGGCTACGTCACCGTGGCCGCCTCCGGGGCCGCCCTCGTCGCCGCCGGCCTCGTGTGGTTGGGCTACACCGAGGGGCCATACGCCTTTCCGGCGCGCCCCTTTTCGTGGCGTCTCGTTGGCGAGGTCGTTGGGCAGCGTCCCTGGCGTCTCGCCATGGGGGGCTACCTCGGCCACATGTGGGAGCTGTATGCAGCCTGGACGTGGCTGCCGGTGTTCGTGGCCGCCAGCATGGCGGCGCAGCAAGGCCATCACGAAGCAGCCAGCGCGCCGGCGTCCGTTGTGGCCTTTGCCGCCCTCGCGGTGGGTGGCCTCGGCTGCCTCTGGGGCGGTGCAGTAGCCGACCGGCGCGGGCGCGCGTGGCTGGTGAACCTCTCCATGGCCATCAGCGGCGCCTGTGCGCTGCTCATCGGCCTCACCTTCGGCCGCTCGCTGTGGCTCCTCGCCCCTGTCGCGCTGGTGTGGGGGTTCTTCGTCATCGCCGACAGCGCGCAGTTCTCGGTCATGGTCACCGAGAGTGTACCGGCCCACGCCGTGGGCACGGCGCTCACGCTGCAAACGTCCCTTGGCTTCCTGCTTACTGCCGCGGCCATTCAACTCGTGCCCGTGCTTGTGGCGCGCGCGGGGTGGTCGTGGGCGTTCCCCGTGCTGGCGCTCGGCCCGGCGGTGGGCATGGCGAGTATCCGGCGATTGGCCGCCAACAGTGCATCGCGCACTGACCACTGA